The genomic DNA GCCAGCGGCGTCCGCGTCGCCTACACCGGACAACCCGTCGACGAGCTCGTGCCCCTCCTCGTCAAAGCCGCCGTGCGCCACGCCACCCGCGAGTACGCCGCCCTTCTCCTCGACGACGCCGGCCAGTGCGCCGACTGCGGTCGGGACATCGGCCGCGCCGCCTTCGAGCAGGCGTCCCGCGCCGTCCTGCGCATCCTCGACGGGGCGGGACCCGGAGCCCACCAGCTCGTCTGCAGCGTCCCCGCCGCCGACGAACAACTCCTGGCCGTCCTGCGCACCGACCGCACGGCCCCCGAGCCCGCCCGCCTCGACTCCGCCGAGGGCACGGAGTTCCTCACCGTCCTCGCCGCCGGCCTCGCACGCGCCACCCCCGGCGGACTCGTCCTGCGCACCAGCGCCCCCGGGACCCCCGATCGCCTCCACGGCTGGCGCCTCGACCACGGCCGCCTCGTCCCCCTCACCGAGGCCGAGGTCTTCAACGCCTACTGCACCGACGCCGACACCGGCGAGCCCCTCCCGCCCGAGCCGGGCGTCGAGTACCGCGCGGGCTTCGACCTCGCCCCCGACGACGGCCGCCCCGACCACCACTGACCGGGGACAGGGGAAGGGGCCTCCCCGACCGCGGGAAGGCCCCTCATCCCCGGCAGCCCGGTCTCACTCCCCGGAGAGCACCGCCTGCGCGGCGACCCGCGCCTCCTCCGCCGAGTCGGCCGCGCGCGCCGCGGCCGCCGCCCGCTCGCACTGCGCGAGCGTGTACCTCGCCAGCGTCGCCCGCACACGGGGGATCGACGCCGCACCCATCGACAGGGAGGTGACCTCCAGGCCCGTCAACACGCACGCCAGCAGCGGGTCGGACGCGGCCTCACCGCACACGCCGCACCCCTTGCCCTCGGCACGCGCCGCCTCGGCGGCCGCCGCGACCAGGTCCAGCAGCGCCGGCTGCCACGGATCCTGGAACCGCGACACCGCGCCCACCTGCCGGTCCGCCGCGAACGCGTACTGCGTGAGGTCGTTCGTGCCCAGCGACAGGAAGTCGACCTCCCGCAGGATCGACCGCGCCCGCAGCGCCGCCGACGGGATCTCGACCATCACACCGGGCGCGGCACGCAGCCCCGCCTCGCGGCACGCCTCCGCGAACGCCCTCGCGTCCGCCCGGTCCGCCACCATCGGCGCCATGACCTCCAGGTGCACCGGCAGTCCCTCGGCGGCCTTCGCCAGCGCGGCCAACTGCGTCCGCAGCACCTCCGGACGGCCCAGCAGCGCCCGCAGCCCCCGCACACCGAGCGCCGGGTTCGGCTCGTCCGACGGCGCCAGGAACGCCAGCGGCTTGTCCGCACCCGCGTCCAGCACCCGTACGACGACCCGACCCCCGGAAACGCCTCCAGCACCTTGCGGTACTCCTCGACCTGCCTCCCTTCCGACGGCGCCCGCTCGCCGTCCTCCAGGAACAGGAACTCCGTGCGGAACAGCCCGACGCCCTCGGCTCCCGCCTCCACCGCCGCCGGCACGTCCGCCGGCCCGCCGATGTTCGCCAGCAGCGGCACCCCGTGCCCGTCCGCCGTGGCACCGGGACCGGTCGACGCCGTCAGGGCGGCCCTGTGCTCCCGCGCCGTCCGCTCCATCCCGGCCCGCCTCTCGTCGCCGGGCTCGACGAAGACCTCACCCGTACCGCCGTCCACGGCGACCACGGTGCCCTCCGCCAGCTCGCACGCCCCCGGCAGCGCCACCACCGCCGGCACGCCGAGCGCCCGCGCCAGGATCGCGCTGTGGCTGGTCGGTCCGCCCTCCTCGGTCACGAACCCGAGCACCAGCGACGGATCCAGCAGCGCCGTGTCCGCCGGCGCCAGGTCCCGCGCGATCAGCACGTACGGCTCGTCGCTGTCCGGCACCCCCGGCATCGGCACGCCCAGCAACCGCGCCACGATCCGGTTCCGCACGTCGTCGAGGTCGGCGACCCGGCCCGCCAGGTACTCCCCGGCACCCGCCAGCAGCGCCCGGTACGCGGCGAACGCGTCGTACACGGCCCGCTCGGCGGTCGAACCCACGGCGATGCGCCGCTCCACGTCGGCGGCCAGCTCGGGGTCCTGCGCCATCATGGCCTGCGCTTCCAGTACGTGCTGGGCCTCGCCTCCGGCCAGGTTGCCCCGGGCCGCCAGGTCGGCCGCCACCGCCTCGAGGGCCTGACGGGCACGTCCCCGCTCCCGTTCCGCCTCCTCGGCGGGGATCCGCCTGGCCGGCGGTTCCAGTACCGCCGTACCCATGTGCCGTACCTCGCCGATCGCCACACCGTGGCTCACACCGACGCCGCGCAGCGTGGTCTCCATCTTCACCCGTCTCCGATCGTGCCGCGGCCGCGGCCGCGGCCGTCGCCTGAGGAACGTCCCGTTACCGCCGCCGCGTGGACGGCGTGCTGTCACCGCCAGACGAAGAGCGTCTCGCCGGTCTTCAGGTCGCCGTCCTCGCGCAGTCCGTCGAGCGCGCTCCGGGCGGCGTCCAGTGCGACGACCGGGCAGATCGGGGACTTGCCGGCCTCCTCCACGGCGGCCGGGTTCCAGCGGACGATCCCCTGGCCGCGCGTGACGGTGTCGCCCTTCCCCACGAGGAGCTCGAAGCCTTCCCCGTTGAGCTGGACGGTGTCGATGCCGAGGTGAGTGAGCACTCCGCGCCCCTCGCCGTCGACGACGACGAAGGCGTGCGGGTGGAGGGAGACCACGACCCCGTCGACGGGCGAGACGGCCGTCGACGGCTTGCGCACCGGGTCGATGGCGGTGCCCGGTCCGACCATCGCCCCGGAGAACACGGGATCGGGTACGGCGGCGAGTCCGACGGCACGTCCGGCGAGGGGCGACGTCACGGTGGTCATGCGGGACCTCCCAGAGGATGGGGACTGAGTACGATCGTTACTATCCGTAGTGAAAAGTATGCTCTTCAGAGCGTATGTCACGGAGAGTTCCGGTTCCGCGCGGGAGGCCCCAGCTGACGGGCGCGGGGACGCGGGGTGATTTGCCTTGACTCATGGGCAGGAGTACTGTCGTAGGCCTGCCTGACGCCCGGCGTGACGAAGCCGAGGTGTGGCAGCGGCGCCGTCAGGGCGAGATTCTAACTGGTCTATACCGCTATTGACCCACACTTCTGTGTGCAAGTCGATGAAGGCGTGGTCAGGGGATCGGGAAATCCTTGATAGAGTCGGAATCGCCGGAAAGGGAAACGCGAAAGCGGGGAACGGTCCGGTGGCCCGCTCCAGCGGGTGGCGGAGACGGTAAACGGATCTGCTAGGCTGGAGAAACCAAAGGGAAGCGCCCGGAGGAAAGCCCGAGAGGGTGAGTACGAGGGAAGCGTTCGTTCCTTGAGAACTCAACAGCGTGCCAAAAGTCAACGCCAGATATGTTGATAACCCCGTCTCTGTGAGACGTGGTTCCTTTGAAGAACACAGCGAGGATGCTGTGGATCGGGAGGATCATTCCTTCTTCCGGTCCCGCTCAACGCGGGTGTTTGCCCGGATGACCGGGAAGCATTCACGGAGAGTTTGATCCTGGCTCAGGACGAACGCTGGCGGCGTGCTTAACACATGCAAGTCGAACGATGAACCCGCTTCGGTGGGGGATTAGTGGCGAACGGGTGAGTAACACGTGGGCAATCTGCCCTGCACTCTGGGACAAGCCCTGGAAACGGGGTCTAATACCGGATACGACCGCTTCGGGCATCCGATGGTGGTGGAAAGCTCCGGCGGTGCAGGATGAGCCCGCGGCCTATCAGCTTGTTGGTGAGGTAACGGCTCACCAAGGCGACGACGGGTAGCCGGCCTGAGAGGGCGACCGGCCACACTGGGACTGAGACACGGCCCAGACTCCTACGGGAGGCAGCAGTGGGGAATATTGCACAATGGGCGCAAGCCTGATGCAGCGACGCCGCGTGAGGGATGACGGCCTTCGGGTTGTAAACCTCTTTCAGCAGGGAAGAAGCGCAAGTGACGGTACCTGCAGAAGAAGCGCCGGCTAACTACGTGCCAGCAGCCGCGGTAATACGTAGGGCGCAAGCGTTGTCCGGAATTATTGGGCGTAAAGAGCTCGTAGGCGGCTTGTCGCGTCGGATGTGAAAGCCCGGGGCTTAACTCCGGGTCTGCATTCGATACGGGCAGGCTAGAGTTCGGTAGGGGAGATCGGAATTCCTGGTGTAGCGGTGAAATGCGCAGATATCAGGAGGAACACCGGTGGCGAAGGCGGATCTCTGGGCCGATACTGACGCTGAGGAGCGAAAGCGTGGGGAGCGAACAGGATTAGATACCCTGGTAGTCCACGCCGTAAACGTTGGGAACTAGGTGTGGGCGACATTCCACGTCGTCCGTGCCGCAGCTAACGCATTAAGTTCCCCGCCTGGGGAGTACGGCCGCAAGGCTAAAACTCAAAGGAATTGACGGGGGCCCGCACAAGCGGCGGAGCATGTGGCTTAATTCGACGCAACGCGAAGAACCTTACCAAGGCTTGACATACATCGGAAACATCCAGAGATGGGTGCCCCCTTGTGGTCGGTGTACAGGTGGTGCATGGCTGTCGTCAGCTCGTGTCGTGAGATGTTGGGTTAAGTCCCGCAACGAGCGCAACCCTTGTCCCGTGTTGCCAGCAGGCCCTTGTGGTGCTGGGGACTCACGGGAGACCGCCGGGGTCAACTCGGAGGAAGGTGGGGACGACGTCAAGTCATCATGCCCCTTATGTCTTGGGCTGCACACGTGCTACAATGGCCGGTACAAAGAGCTGCGATACCGTGAGGTGGAGCGAATCTCAAAAAGCCGGTCTCAGTTCGGATTGGGGTCTGCAACTCGACCCCATGAAGTCGGAGTCGCTAGTAATCGCAGATCAGCATTGCTGCGGTGAATACGTTCCCGGGCCTTGTACACACCGCCCGTCACGTCACGAAAGTCGGTAACACCCGAAGCCGGTGGCCCAACCCCTTGTGGGAGGGAGCTGTCGAAGGTGGGACTGGCGATTGGGACGAAGTCGTAACAAGGTAGCCGTACCGGAAGGTGCGGCTGGATCACCTCCTTTCTAAGGAGCACTTCTTACCAGGCCGTCTGGTCTGGTCAGAGGCCAGTACATCGGCGAACGTCCGGTGCTGGTGGCTCATGGGTGGAACGTTGACTATTCGGCACACTCGGGATCTTCCTTTGTTAGTACTGCTTCGGCGTGGAACACGGGGAGGGGCCGGGGGTGTTGGGCGCGCTGTTGGGTGTCTGAGGGTGCGAGTGTTTGCTTGCCCTTCTGCGATGCCGGTCCCAGTGAACTCCAGGTGTGGCTTGGGGGTGGTGGGTGGCTGGTCGTTGCTTGAGAACTGCACAGTGGACGCGAGCATCTGTGGCCAAGTTTTTAAGGGCGCACGGTGGATGCCTTGGCACCAGGAACCGATGAAGGACGTGGGAGGCCGCGATAGGCCCCGGGGAGCTGTCAACCGAGCTGTGATCCGGGGGTGTCCGAATGGGGAAACCCGGCAGTCGTCATGGGCTGTCACCCGCTGCTGAACACATAGGCAGTGTGGAGGGAACGAGGGGAAGTGAAACATCTCAGTACCCTCAGGAAGAGAAAACAACCGTGATTCCGGGAGTAGTGGCGAGCGAAACCGGATGAGGCTAAACCGTATACGTGTGAGACCCGGCAGGGGTTGCGTGTGCGGGGTTGTGGGATCTCTTTTTCATGGTCTGCCGGCTGTGAGACGAGTGAGAAACCGTATGGGTAGGCGAAGGACATGCGAAAGGTCCGGCGTAGAGGGTAAGACCCCCGTAGCTGAAATTCATGCGGCTCGTTGGAGAGACACCCAAGTAGCACGGGGCCCGAGAAATCCCGTGTGAATCTGGCGGGACCACCCGCTAAGCCTAAATATTCCCTGGTGACCGATAGCGGATAGTACCGTGAGGGAATGGTGAAAAGTACCGCGGGAGCGGAGTGAAATAGTACCTGAAACCGTGTGCCTACAAGCCGTGGGAGCGTCGGGGTTTTCGGACCCTCGTGACTGCGTGCCTTTTGAAGAATGAGCCTGCGAGTTTGCGGTGTGTTGCGAGGTTAACCCGTGTGGGGAAGCCGTAGCGAAAGCGAGTCCGAATAGGGCGGTGTAGTAGCGCGCTCAAGACCCGAAGCGGAGTGATCTAGCCATGGGCAGGTTGAAGCGGAGGTAAGACTTCGTGGAGGACCGAACCCACCAGGGTTGAAAACCTGGGGGATGACCTGTGGTTAGGGGTGAAAGGCCAATCAAACTCCGTGATAGCTGGTTCTCCCCGAAATGCATTTAGGTGCAGCGTCGTGTGTTTCTTGCCGGAGGTAGAGCACTGGATAGGCGATGGGCCCTACCGGGTTACTGACCTTAGCCAAACTCCGAATGCCGGTAAGTGAGAGCGCGGCAGTGAGACTGTGGGGGATAAGCTCCATGGTCGAGAGGGAAACAGCCCAGAGCATCGACTAAGGCCCCTAAGCGTACGCTAAGTGGGAAAGGATGTGGAGTCGCAGAGACAACCAGGAGGTTGGCTTAGAAGCAGCCATCCTTGAAAGAGTGCGTAATAGCTCACTGGTCAAGTGATTCCGCGCCGACAATGTAGCGGGGCTCAAGCGTACCGCCGAAGTCGTGTCATTGCAGTACATACTCCTAACGGGGACTGTGATGGGTAGGGGAGCGTCGTGTGCCGGGTGAAGCAGCCGTGGAAGCGAGTTGTGGACGGTTCACGAGTGAGAATGCAGGCATGAGTAGCGATACACACGTGGGAAACGTGTGCGCCGATTGACTAAGGGTTCCTGGGTCAAGCTGATCTGCCCAGGGTAAGTCGGGACCTAAGGCGAGGCCGACAGGCGTAGTCGATGGACAACCGGTTGATATTCCGGTACCCGCTTTGAAGCGTCAGCGCTGAACCCAGCGATGCTAAGCCCGTGAAACCGCCGTGTGCGTCTTCGGACAAGTGCGGAGTGGTGGAGCCGGTGGCCCAGACTGGTAGTAGGTGAGTGATGGGGTGACGCAGGAAGGTAGTCCAGCCCGGGCGGTGGTTGTCCCGGGGTAAGGGTGTAGGCCGTGTGGTAGGTAAATCCGTCGCACGTGAAGGCTGAGACCTGATGCCGAGCCGATTGTGGCGAAGTGGATGATCCTATGCTGTCGAGAAAAGCCTCTAGCGAGTTTCATGGCGGCCCGTACCCTAAACCGACTCAGGTGGTCAGGTAGAGAATACCGAGGCGTTCGGGTGAACTATGGTTAAGGAACTCGGCAAAATGCCCCCGTAACTTCGGGAGAAGGGGGGCCATGTCTGGTGATGAGTCTTGCACTCGGAGCTGGGTGTGGCCGCAGAGACCAGCGAGAAGCGACTGTTTACTAAAAACACAGGTCCGTGCGAAGCCGTAAGGCGATGTATACGGACTGACGCCTGCCCGGTGCTGGAACGTTAAGGGGACCGGTTAGCTCCATTTCGGTGGGGCGAAGCTGAGAACTTAAGCGCCAGTAAACGGCGGTGGTAACTATAACCATCCTAAGGTAGCGAAATTCCTTGTCGGGTAAGTTCCGACCTGCACGAATGGCGTAACGACTTCTCGACTGTCTCAACCATAGGCCCGGTGAAATTGCACTACGAGTAAAGATGCTCGTTTCGCGCAGCAGGACGGAAAGACCCCGGGACCTTTACTACAGTTTGATATTGGTGTTCGGTTCGGCTTGTGTAGGATAGGTGGGAGACTGTGAAGCTTCAACGCCAGTTGGGGTGGAGTCGTCGTTGAAATACCACTCTGGTCGTGCTGGATGTCTAACCTGGGTCCGTGATCCGGATCAGGGACAGTGTCTGATGGGTAGTTTAACTGGGGCGGTTGCCTCCTAAAGGGTAACGGAGGCGCCCAAAGGTTCCCTCAGCCTGGTTGGTAATCAGGTGTTGAGTGTAAGTGCACAAGGGAGCTTGACTGTGAGACCGACGGGTCGAGCAGGGACGAAAGTCGGGACTAGTGATCCGGCGGTGGCTTGTGGAAGCGCCGTCGCTCAACGGATAAAAGGTACCCCGGGGATAACAGGCTGATCTTCCCCAAGAGTCCATATCGACGGGATGGTTTGGCACCTCGATGTCGGCTCGTCGCATCCTGGGGCTGGAGTCGGTCCCAAGGGTTGGGCTGTTCGCCCATTAAAGCGGTACGCGAGCTGGGTTTAGAACGTCGTGAGACAGTTCGGTCCCTATCCGCTGTGCGCGTAGGAATATTGAGAAGGGCTGTCCCTAGTACGAGAGGACCGGGACGGACGAACCTCTGGTGTGCCAGTTGTTCTGCCAAGGGCATGGCTGGTTGGCTACGTTCGGGAGGGATAACCGCTGAAAGCATCTAAGCGGGAAGCCTGCTTCGAGATGAGTGTTCCCGCCTCCTTGAGAGGGTAAGGCTCCCAGTAGACGACTGGGTTGATAGGCCGGATATGGAAGCCCAGTGATGGGTGGAGTTGACCGGTACTAATAGGCCGAGGGCTTGTCCTCAGTTGCTCGCGTCCACTGTGTTGTTCTGAAGGAACGACCTCCCGGTGTGCCGGTGGAGTGTCGGTATCTTCATAGTGTTTCGGTGGTCATAGCGTTAGGGAAACGCCCGGTTACATTCCGAACCCGGAAGCTAAGCCTTTCAGCGCCGATGGTACTGCAGGGGGGACCCTGTGGGAGAGTAGGACACCGCCGAACAATTCTTGAGACGGGAAAGCCCCGCACCTGACGGTGCGGGGCTTTCCCACGTTTCTTCCGCAGGCCGATCGCTGTCAGACCCCCCTATGCAGGTCGGCTCGAGCTGACGGTAAGGTCAGGGGGCAGCATCGGCACGTTCCCACAGGAGGCCCTCGGGTGGAGGTCCAGGAGACCCGCGTCCAGACGGACAGGGTCCTCACCATCCCCAACATCCTGAGTATGGCCCGGCTCATCGGTGTGCCGCTCTTCCTGTGGCTCATTCTCCGCCCCGAGCTCGGTGGCCCCAACAGTGATGGCTGGGCCTTCCTCGTCCTCGCACTGAGCGGTGTCAGCGACTACCTCGACGGCAAGCTCGCTCGGAAGTGGAACCAGATCAGCAGCCTCGGGCGCATTCTGGACCCCGCGGCCGACCGTCTCTACATCCTTTCCACACTCGTCGGCCTGACCTGGCGGGACATCCTGCCGCTCTGGCTCACAGCGGTGCTCCTCGCACGCGAGGCGATGCTGCTGTTGATGGTGGGTGTCCTCCGCCGCCACGGTTATCCGCCCCCCCAGGTGAACTTCCTGGGCAAGGCCGCCACATTCAACCTGATGTACGCCTTCCCGCTGCTGCTG from Streptomyces sp. MRC013 includes the following:
- a CDS encoding PTS glucose transporter subunit IIA; the encoded protein is MTTVTSPLAGRAVGLAAVPDPVFSGAMVGPGTAIDPVRKPSTAVSPVDGVVVSLHPHAFVVVDGEGRGVLTHLGIDTVQLNGEGFELLVGKGDTVTRGQGIVRWNPAAVEEAGKSPICPVVALDAARSALDGLREDGDLKTGETLFVWR
- a CDS encoding CDP-alcohol phosphatidyltransferase family protein — encoded protein: MEVQETRVQTDRVLTIPNILSMARLIGVPLFLWLILRPELGGPNSDGWAFLVLALSGVSDYLDGKLARKWNQISSLGRILDPAADRLYILSTLVGLTWRDILPLWLTAVLLAREAMLLLMVGVLRRHGYPPPQVNFLGKAATFNLMYAFPLLLLSDGDTWLASLAEVFGWAFAGWGTTLYWWAGILYVIQVRRLVKAETAAE